The nucleotide sequence CGGAAACGCTCGAGGCCGAAGGCCGAGACGTCGACCGTCCGCGCCGGCTCGCCCGCGATCACGTCGGCCACACACAGGCCCACCGCCGGGGCGATCTTGAAGCCGGCACCGCTGAACCCCGTCGCGAGGAACAGGCCCTCGATCCCGGTGATCCCGTCGAGCACCGCGTGACGGTCGCCGCTGTATGCGTCGAAGGCGCGATAGCCGCCGGTGAACATGGCGCGCTCCATCAGGGGCAGGCGGTGCGTCAGGATCCGCGCCCCGTCGAGGGGCGCGGTGGGCGGCAACGC is from Candidatus Rokuibacteriota bacterium and encodes:
- a CDS encoding FAD-binding oxidoreductase, producing ALPPTAPLDGARILTHRLPLMERAMFTGGYRAFDAYSGDRHAVLDGITGIEGLFLATGFSGAGFKIAPAVGLCVADVIAGEPARTVDVSAFGLERFRQGTPLEGPYPYAPWKPHVEPSPARRP